From one Lolium rigidum isolate FL_2022 chromosome 4, APGP_CSIRO_Lrig_0.1, whole genome shotgun sequence genomic stretch:
- the LOC124708611 gene encoding uncharacterized protein LOC124708611 produces MDRRRAAKPPASQSADDDSELGVFTAERYFNDALAGEDALWCDRSSSSYSSAFKTWQHDDSALAPTAATSSSEASWNSRSAFLSNHPASAAAPAIEEKANSTTESEPTGGKARPSSSHLRRWILDMAGCACGSSDNKESMSADDQYREEMDAGSVDGGNKHGSEADATIPGGTSKQTTVEDGTTVRMMSGSCKWVQDGGGPPPLLVAEPAHRRAANPGELTMRVLDSTANASYDERRRVSATQSSAYTIVAGRTARGGAVSAAAGGSGSPNRAHMRVDSVVDDAAAPTEVDDMYPPSEASIVWSVVTAEGAASGNFSSAASGRYYYFNDGDEDAGGKSHRRRRNNGGGLLTGCMSKRAVDTVGQPRTWSEVEPAPVARVRGPDMARRR; encoded by the coding sequence ATGGATAGACGCAGAGCAGCAAAGCCACCGGCGTCGCAGAGCGCCGACGACGACTCCGAGCTCGGCGTCTTTACGGCCGAGCGCTACTTCAACGACGCCCTCGCCGGTGAGGACGCCTTATGGTGCGACCGCTCGTCGTCGTCCTACTCGTCCGCGTTCAAGACATGGCAGCACGACGATTCCGCCCTGGCGCCGACGGCCGCCACCAGCTCGTCGGAGGCCAGCTGGAACAGCCGCTCTGCGTTTCTGTCCAACCATCCGGCGTCAGCTGCTGCCCCGGCCATTGAGGAGAAGGCAAATTCCACGACAGAGAGCGAGCCGACCGGAGGAAAGGCGCGCCCGTCGTCCTCTCACCTGCGGCGCTGGATTCTCGACATGGCAGGGTGCGCCTGCGGCTCCAGCGACAACAAGGAGTCGATGAGCGCCGACGACCAGTATCGCGAAGAAATGGACGCCGGCTCCGTTGACGGTGGCAACAAACACGGCTCCGAAGCAGATGCGACGATTCCAGGAGGGACGAGCAAACAGACCACCGTGGAGGACGGCACCACGGTGAGGATGATGTCTGGCTCTTGCAAGTGGGTCCAGGACGGTGGCGGACCACCGCCCTTGCTGGTCGCGGAACCTGCCCACCGCCGAGCCGCAAACCCCGGCGAGCTGACCATGCGGGTGCTGGATTCCACAGCCAACGCATCGTACGACGAGCGACGGCGGGTATCGGCAACGCAAAGCTCCGCCTATACAATCGTTGCTGGAAGAACGGCACGGGGTGGTGCTGTAAGTGCAGCCGCCGGTGGCAGCGGAAGCCCCAACCGAGCACACATGAGGGTTGACTCCGTCGTGGACGACGCCGCGGCGCCGACCGAGGTGGACGACATGTACCCACCGAGCGAGGCAAGCATCGTGTGGAGCGTGGTCACCGCGGAGGGTGCCGCGTCCGGCAACTTCTCGAGCGCGGCCTCGGGCCGCTACTATTACTTCAACGACGGCGACGAGGATGCAGGAGGGAAGAGCCACCGGAGGAGACGAAATAACGGCGGCGGCTTGCTGACGGGCTGCATGTCCAAGAGGGCCGTCGACACCGTCGGCCAGCCTCGGACGTGGTCGGAGGTGGAGCCGGCGCCGGTCGCGAGGGTGCGCGGCCCAGACATGGCACGCCGCCGGTAG
- the LOC124708720 gene encoding rhomboid-like protein 11, chloroplastic, translating into MAQRLLLLLPAPSGTFSKPLSPTFSLPRRHVPSISFKRRVVAGVAAARRDLLRCGMRRSDLVSELELAKDKKQQGGRANAIFWILLLNFGLYVADHLLQIRQIKALYLYHAYPSWYQFVTSTFCHANWNHLSSNLFFVYIFGKLVEEEEGNFALWMSYILTGAGANVISWLLLPTSSVSLGASGAVFGLFTISVLVKMSWDWRKILEVLILGQFVVDKVMEAARATTVTGAALQVNNIAHVSGALIGAALVFIINRIPLSSNDDSPKALKDSKDKRS; encoded by the exons ATGGCGCagcggctgctgctgctcctgcccgCGCCTTCCGGGACCTTCTCGaagcccctctctcccacctTCTCCCTACCCAGGCGCCATGTCCCGTCCATCTCCTTCAAACGCCGAGTAGTCGCgggcgtcgccgccgcccgccgcgacCTGCTCCGCTGCGGAATGCGGCGCTCAG ACTTGGTGTCCGAGTTGGAGCTCGCCAAGGACAAGAAGCAGCAGGGCGGGCGTGCTAATGCGATATTCTGGATCTTGCTGCTTAATTTTGGCCTCTATGTTGCAGACCATTTGTTACAG ATCAGACAGATAAAGGCACTGTACCTATACCACGCTTACCCTTCCTGGTATCAGTTTGTGACATCAACTTTTTGCCATGCTAACTG GAATCACCTTTCAAGCAATCTCTTCTTTGTGTACATTTTTG GAAAGcttgtggaggaggaagaaggtaacTTCGCATTGTGGATGTCTTATATTTTAACCGGTGCTGGCGCAAACGTGATTTCATGGCTGCTTCTTCCAACATCATCTGTATCTCTTGGAGCATCCGGGGCTGTTTTTGGCCTTTTCACAATTAGTGTGCTAGTAAAG ATGTCCTGGGACTGGAGAAAGATTCTCGAAGTTCTTATCCTTGGTCAATTTGTTGTTGACAAG GTTATGGAAGCTGCACGTGCAACCACCGTAACAGGCGCCGCACTTCAAGTAAACAACATTGCCCATGTATCGGGTGCTTTGATTGGTGCTGCGTTAGTATTCATCATCAACAGAATCCCCTTATCATCTAATGATGATAGTCCAAAGGCTCTAAAGGATAGCAAGGACAAAAGAAGTTAA
- the LOC124649301 gene encoding coiled-coil domain-containing protein 25-like yields the protein MVFYFKARPDAGDYTIFMGLDKHENEDLIKYGFPEDIWFHVDKMSSAHVYLRLNKGQTMDSISEGVLEDCAQLVKANSIQGNKVNNVDVVYTPWYNLKKTPSMDVGQVGFHNSKLVRTVQVEKRLNEVVNRLNKTKVERTPDLKAEREAVSAAEKAERKVQLRDKKRKEEMERMEKEKQAEIRSYKGLMVQDKMTSNKQIASGSKTLQELEEDFM from the exons ATGGTGTTCTACTTCAAAGCGCGGCCCGACGCCGGCGACTACACCATCTTCATGGGGCTCGACAAGCATGAGAACGAGGATCTCATCAAGTACGGCTTCCCCGAGGACATCTG GTTCCATGTAGATAAGATGTCCTCTGCTCACGTATATTTGAGACTGAATAAAGGTCAGACAATGGATAGCATAAGTGAAGGTGTGCTGGAAGATTGTGCCCAGCTTGTTAAAGCGAACTCTATTCAAG GTAATAAGGTGAATAACGTTGATGTGGTTTATACACCATGGTACAATCTGAAGAAGACACCATCCATGGATGTGGGTCAAGTTGGGTTTCACAACTCTAAACTG GTTCGGACTGTTCAAGTAGAAAAGCGGCTCAATGAGGTGGTGAACCGGTTGAACAAGACAAAGGTGGAGCGGACGCCTGACCTGAAGG CTGAAAGAGAAGCTGTGAGTGCTGCTGAGAAGGCAGAAAGAAAGGTGCAGCTTAGAGACAAA AAGCGCAAGGAAGAGATGGAGAGGATGGAGAAGGAGAAGCAGGCTGAGATAAGGAGCTACAAGGGCCTGATGGTCCAGGacaagatgacttcaaacaagcAGATTGCGTCTGGTAGCAAGACCTTGCAGGAACTGGAAGAGGACTTCATGTGA